The following coding sequences lie in one Alicyclobacillus curvatus genomic window:
- a CDS encoding D-alanyl-D-alanine carboxypeptidase → MNPAKYRRLRVGMSAAFATVVLISPVSALAANNAASGTNSLTTTFQLPSTVSLPTPPTLQAQSVVLMDADNGQILYEKDPNARRAPASTTKLMTMLLTFKAVQEGKASWSDIVPVTKDAYQLAQTGGVSDAYLDPRQQLTLDKMMRFIAVLSANDATVAVADKIGGDKMAFVQMMNEEAQKLGLSGTHYMNPDGLPQSDHYTTAHDLAVLARYLVESYPEVTSYTSRAETSQTSFITNKTSTWPNTDELIGKYPGLDGLKTGYTSEAGYCFVGTAERNGVRLISVVMGDPTNASRFTDSRALLDYGFNQFAEKKVISAGQAVVSHTANVKNGKLTNLPVTVQNDLMFDLPSGTAGSVRYQFDSNVSAPVKKGQQVGRAQYLVDNQVIASDALLAAQNDNKANLFTLLWRNVENWFSHLLHRL, encoded by the coding sequence TTGAATCCTGCAAAATATAGACGACTTCGGGTGGGAATGTCCGCTGCATTCGCAACGGTTGTGCTCATCTCCCCTGTCAGCGCTTTGGCTGCAAACAATGCTGCGAGCGGCACCAATTCGTTGACAACAACCTTTCAACTTCCAAGTACTGTATCATTGCCGACCCCTCCAACGCTGCAAGCTCAATCAGTTGTGTTGATGGATGCAGATAACGGACAGATTTTGTACGAAAAAGACCCAAATGCAAGACGGGCGCCAGCTTCCACCACGAAATTGATGACGATGCTGCTCACCTTCAAGGCTGTACAGGAAGGTAAGGCATCCTGGTCAGATATCGTGCCTGTCACCAAGGACGCTTATCAACTCGCGCAGACCGGCGGCGTGTCTGATGCGTATCTCGACCCTAGGCAACAACTCACTCTCGACAAGATGATGCGGTTTATTGCGGTTCTGTCTGCGAATGATGCGACGGTAGCTGTTGCAGACAAGATCGGCGGGGACAAGATGGCCTTTGTTCAGATGATGAACGAGGAGGCTCAAAAGCTTGGACTGTCGGGAACTCATTATATGAATCCGGATGGACTGCCGCAGAGTGACCACTACACGACTGCACATGATTTGGCCGTTCTTGCCCGCTATTTGGTTGAGTCGTATCCAGAGGTTACATCGTACACTTCACGAGCCGAAACGTCGCAAACCAGTTTCATAACAAACAAGACAAGTACCTGGCCCAATACAGACGAATTGATTGGCAAATACCCTGGGCTCGATGGGCTAAAAACAGGCTACACGTCGGAGGCCGGTTATTGTTTTGTGGGCACGGCAGAGCGAAACGGGGTCCGCCTTATCTCGGTTGTCATGGGGGATCCGACCAACGCATCCCGCTTCACAGACTCGAGGGCCTTGCTCGATTACGGGTTCAACCAGTTTGCTGAGAAAAAGGTCATTTCTGCCGGGCAAGCTGTCGTTTCTCATACCGCAAATGTAAAAAATGGAAAACTAACCAATCTCCCTGTCACGGTACAAAATGACCTCATGTTTGATTTACCATCTGGTACCGCTGGCAGTGTGCGTTACCAATTCGACAGCAACGTTTCTGCACCTGTTAAAAAGGGGCAACAAGTCGGACGAGCACAGTATCTCGTCGACAATCAGGTGATTGCTTCCGATGCGCTGTTGGCTGCACAGAACGACAACAAAGCCAATTTGTTCACACTACTCTGG
- the dnaN gene encoding DNA polymerase III subunit beta yields the protein MQFSIYQPALLHMIQVVSKAVAVRTTKQVLTGILIEAGEASLTVTAYDLELGIQDTIRSNETNRLDITTPGSIVLPARYLSEVVRKLPSDTVSISVSNNYMTSIQCGQVEFHLHGIDSEEFPKLPLFQSGTQIQLPSNLLGDFIRTTTFAASTSEVRPVLTGTYVQYTDGTLNFTATDGLRLATRTASFEGADTHNWNAIIPSKSLSELVRLLSSDETPTNIQLTDSHSLFVIGDTYFYTRLIDGTYPDTSRIIPKAQRTEIHVNVKSMASAIDRAALIARDRDNHMVRLEVQGDALTFSSSSPEIGNVSESVTASEKDGEDFQIAFNAKYVLDALSVFDEDEVVVRFNGSNQPFTIQQAEGDVGLQLISPVLMR from the coding sequence ATGCAATTCTCCATTTATCAACCCGCACTTTTACACATGATCCAAGTCGTCTCAAAAGCTGTCGCTGTCCGTACAACAAAACAAGTTTTAACAGGCATCCTGATTGAAGCTGGTGAAGCCTCCCTGACAGTCACGGCGTATGATTTAGAACTCGGCATTCAAGACACCATTCGCTCTAATGAAACCAACAGACTTGATATCACAACCCCTGGGTCCATTGTTCTCCCTGCCAGATACCTTTCGGAAGTTGTCAGGAAACTTCCGTCTGACACTGTTTCTATCTCGGTCAGTAACAACTACATGACATCCATTCAATGCGGACAAGTCGAATTCCATCTCCATGGAATTGATTCTGAGGAATTTCCGAAGCTCCCACTCTTTCAATCCGGTACTCAAATTCAGTTACCGAGTAACTTACTCGGTGATTTCATCCGAACAACGACATTTGCTGCATCAACGTCGGAAGTCAGACCTGTGCTTACTGGGACTTACGTACAGTACACAGACGGAACACTCAACTTCACGGCAACAGACGGTCTTCGTCTCGCCACCCGTACGGCCTCTTTTGAAGGTGCAGACACACACAACTGGAATGCCATTATTCCAAGCAAGTCCCTGTCTGAACTGGTAAGGCTGTTATCGAGTGATGAAACCCCGACCAACATTCAACTCACTGACAGTCACAGTCTCTTCGTGATTGGAGACACATACTTCTATACGCGTCTTATCGATGGCACTTATCCTGATACGTCCCGCATTATTCCAAAAGCACAGCGTACAGAAATTCACGTGAATGTGAAGTCCATGGCTTCAGCCATCGATAGAGCGGCCCTCATCGCACGGGACCGTGACAATCACATGGTTCGACTTGAAGTTCAAGGTGATGCACTCACGTTCTCATCCAGTTCACCAGAAATCGGGAATGTCTCAGAGTCCGTTACGGCAAGTGAAAAAGACGGTGAAGATTTTCAAATTGCATTTAACGCGAAGTATGTTCTTGACGCCCTGAGTGTGTTTGACGAAGACGAAGTTGTCGTCAGATTCAACGGATCGAACCAACCGTTTACGATTCAGCAGGCTGAAGGTGACGTAGGACTACAGCTTATTTCTCCTGTACTCATGAGGTGA
- the gyrA gene encoding DNA gyrase subunit A, which translates to MPDETSNKILPRDLGQELKSSFIDYAMSVIVARAIPDVRDGLKPVHRRILYAMYEVGMTPDKPYKKSARVVGDVLAKYHPHGDAAVYDALVRMAQTFSTRYLLVDGHGNFGSIDGDSAAAMRYTESRMSSIALELLRDINKETVDFGPNYDENEQEPLVMPARFPNLLVNGSSGIAVGMATNIPPHNLREVIDGVIYMIDVPGATNEELMQIVKGPDFPTGGIILGRDGIRDAYRTGRGSITIRAKTQFEEMPGGKTRIVVTEIPYQQNKARLIEKIAELSRDKKLDGITDLRDESDRTGMRIAIELRRDVKPQVVLNNLFKHTGLQSSFGVIALALVNGEPKVLNLHDMLHHYIKHQRDVVTRRTQFDLNKAEARAHILEGLRIALDNLDEVINLIRSSATTEIARDGLMAHFSLSHEQAQAILDMRLQRLTGLEREKIENEYAELQKLIAELKNILANESELMRVIREELVEVRDKYADERRTSIVADEGDINEEDLIPVQDVVVTITHAGYVKRIPLTAYQSQRRGGRGVTVMGTREEDFVEHMFITSSHHYLLVFTNKGRMYSLKAYEIPEYSRQAKGLPIVNLLQVDSDEKISTVIPVSSLEDCGDLKLFFATRQGVVKKTALKEYSNIRKNGLIAINLRDDDQLIAVRLTDGERDIIMATSRGMSIRFPASDVRQMGRVSTGVKGIQLSGEDYVIGMDVVEDDNDVLVVTSRGYGKKTHVEGYRVQSRGGKGIKTLHCTSKNGIVVGLKMVMAEDDLMIVTNAGVAIRIHVADISTQSRNTQGVRLINVPDGEEVATVARVIAGDEDEE; encoded by the coding sequence TTGCCGGATGAAACAAGCAACAAGATTCTGCCAAGAGACCTCGGGCAGGAACTGAAAAGTTCTTTTATCGATTACGCCATGAGTGTTATTGTGGCGCGCGCGATTCCTGATGTTCGGGATGGTTTAAAACCAGTTCACCGTCGAATCCTCTACGCGATGTACGAAGTTGGGATGACGCCTGACAAGCCTTACAAAAAGTCTGCTCGGGTTGTTGGCGACGTCTTGGCCAAGTATCACCCTCATGGTGATGCTGCCGTATACGACGCATTGGTCCGAATGGCACAGACCTTTTCAACCCGTTATCTGCTCGTTGATGGTCACGGCAACTTCGGGTCCATCGATGGCGACAGCGCCGCAGCCATGCGGTATACAGAGTCACGGATGTCTTCTATCGCACTTGAACTGCTGCGAGACATCAACAAGGAAACGGTTGATTTTGGTCCCAACTACGACGAAAACGAGCAAGAACCGTTGGTCATGCCAGCAAGGTTCCCAAATCTGCTGGTCAACGGATCGTCAGGAATTGCTGTCGGGATGGCCACCAATATTCCACCGCATAACCTGCGCGAAGTTATCGACGGAGTCATTTATATGATTGATGTTCCTGGTGCCACAAACGAGGAACTCATGCAGATTGTGAAGGGTCCAGACTTCCCTACTGGTGGTATCATTCTTGGCCGCGACGGGATTCGCGATGCATACCGAACAGGGCGCGGAAGCATTACCATCCGAGCAAAAACACAATTTGAAGAGATGCCCGGCGGCAAAACCAGAATTGTTGTCACGGAAATTCCGTATCAGCAGAATAAGGCTCGCTTAATTGAAAAGATTGCAGAACTCAGCCGCGACAAGAAGCTTGACGGTATTACTGATTTGCGCGATGAATCAGACCGCACCGGTATGCGCATTGCTATCGAACTTCGCCGCGATGTAAAACCGCAGGTCGTGCTCAATAACCTGTTTAAGCACACAGGACTCCAGAGTTCGTTCGGGGTTATTGCACTCGCTCTTGTGAACGGCGAACCGAAGGTTCTCAATTTGCATGACATGCTTCACCACTACATCAAGCATCAGCGAGACGTCGTTACGAGACGGACGCAGTTTGACTTAAACAAAGCTGAAGCCAGAGCGCACATCTTAGAAGGCTTGCGAATTGCGCTGGACAACCTCGATGAGGTCATCAACCTCATCCGTTCTTCGGCCACGACGGAAATTGCACGTGACGGCTTGATGGCCCATTTTTCACTTAGCCACGAGCAGGCCCAAGCAATTCTTGACATGCGTCTGCAACGCCTGACCGGACTTGAACGGGAAAAGATTGAAAATGAATACGCCGAGTTGCAGAAATTAATAGCGGAGTTGAAAAACATCCTTGCAAACGAGTCTGAGTTGATGAGGGTTATTCGCGAAGAGTTGGTCGAAGTTCGTGACAAGTACGCTGACGAACGGCGCACCAGCATTGTGGCGGATGAAGGGGATATCAACGAAGAGGACCTGATTCCGGTTCAGGATGTCGTGGTAACCATCACGCATGCTGGTTATGTGAAACGCATTCCGCTCACTGCTTATCAGAGTCAGCGACGCGGTGGCCGTGGCGTCACAGTCATGGGAACCCGCGAAGAAGACTTTGTTGAACACATGTTCATCACGTCATCACACCACTATTTGCTGGTGTTTACAAACAAAGGTCGCATGTATAGCCTGAAGGCGTATGAGATTCCCGAATACAGTCGCCAGGCTAAGGGGTTGCCGATTGTTAACCTGCTGCAAGTCGATTCTGACGAAAAGATTTCTACTGTCATCCCGGTTAGCAGCCTCGAGGATTGCGGCGACCTCAAACTGTTCTTCGCCACCAGGCAAGGTGTCGTGAAGAAGACAGCGCTTAAGGAATACTCAAACATTCGCAAGAACGGGCTTATCGCTATTAATCTTCGCGATGATGACCAGTTGATTGCGGTTCGCCTTACTGATGGTGAACGGGATATCATCATGGCTACGAGCCGAGGGATGTCTATTCGCTTCCCAGCGTCTGATGTTCGTCAGATGGGACGCGTTTCAACCGGTGTTAAGGGTATTCAGTTATCCGGTGAGGACTACGTCATTGGTATGGATGTCGTCGAGGATGACAACGACGTCTTGGTTGTAACGAGCCGAGGCTACGGGAAAAAGACTCATGTAGAGGGTTACAGAGTTCAGTCTCGCGGTGGTAAGGGCATCAAGACACTGCATTGCACGAGCAAAAATGGCATCGTCGTGGGTCTGAAGATGGTTATGGCAGAAGATGACCTGATGATTGTCACCAATGCTGGAGTCGCCATCCGGATTCATGTGGCTGACATCTCCACGCAGAGCCGCAATACCCAGGGCGTTAGATTGATTAATGTTCCTGATGGCGAGGAAGTTGCGACCGTTGCACGCGTCATCGCCGGAGACGAAGACGAGGAATAA
- the yaaA gene encoding S4 domain-containing protein YaaA, with amino-acid sequence MEIQLEKDFIQLGQVLKLTDYISSGGEAKIFLQNTKVYVNSEQETKRGRKLYAGDVVEISGKKYTIVGK; translated from the coding sequence TTGGAGATTCAACTTGAGAAAGACTTTATACAACTTGGGCAGGTGCTCAAGTTGACGGATTACATTTCGTCTGGCGGAGAAGCCAAGATCTTTTTACAAAACACCAAGGTGTACGTAAACAGTGAGCAAGAAACAAAGCGCGGACGAAAGTTATATGCTGGGGACGTTGTAGAAATCTCCGGGAAAAAATACACCATCGTCGGCAAGTGA
- the gyrB gene encoding DNA topoisomerase (ATP-hydrolyzing) subunit B: MPQQPVYDESQIEVLEGLQAVRKRPGMYIGSTSVRGLHHLVWEIVDNAVDEALAGRCTRIIVTVNEDESVTVEDNGAGFPVGIHHKTGRPAVETALTVLHAGGKFGGSGYKVSGGLHGVGASVVNALSSWLKVEVHRDGKVYVQEYERGQILYDLKVVGKTDHSGTIVTFQPDVEIFTETTEFQSDILTGRLRELAFLNAGLEIIYRHVREEKEITYCYTGGVAEFVKFLNRSKEVLHQEPVMVTGVKDDVTAEIALQYNDGYATTLYSFANNINTHEGGTHEAGFKTALTRVINDYGRKIGALKDNDSNLTGDDVREGLTAIVSVKVPEPQFEGQTKTKLGNSEVRGIVDSLFAEKFQTFLDENPSVGKRIMEKSVTAARAREAARKARELTRRKSALEISSLPGKLADCSSKDAAVCEVYLVEGDSAGGSAKQGRDRNFQAILPLRGKIINVEKARLDKILSNNEIRAIITALGTGIGEEFDLTKARYHKIVIMTDADVDGSHIRILLLTLFYRFMKPLIDAGYVYIAQPPLYKIQKGKSIRYAYNDHDLDRILQEIGRQGIGLQRYKGLGEMNPEQLWETTMDPEVRTLLQVTNEDAMEADLIFTMLMGDKVEPRREFIEEHAKYVKNLDV, translated from the coding sequence GTGCCGCAGCAACCAGTGTACGATGAGTCGCAGATAGAAGTTCTGGAAGGCCTCCAAGCCGTTCGCAAACGGCCAGGTATGTACATCGGATCGACCAGCGTAAGGGGTCTTCACCACCTCGTTTGGGAAATTGTCGACAATGCAGTGGACGAGGCCTTGGCTGGTCGCTGTACACGAATTATCGTCACCGTCAACGAGGACGAGAGTGTGACAGTTGAAGACAACGGAGCAGGCTTTCCCGTCGGGATTCACCATAAGACTGGGCGTCCTGCTGTGGAAACAGCCCTAACGGTGCTTCACGCGGGTGGAAAATTTGGCGGATCCGGTTACAAGGTTTCCGGTGGATTGCATGGTGTGGGCGCTTCGGTCGTCAACGCCCTGTCGTCTTGGCTAAAGGTTGAAGTACACCGAGACGGGAAGGTTTACGTTCAGGAGTACGAGAGAGGACAGATCCTCTACGACCTTAAAGTTGTTGGAAAAACGGATCATAGCGGAACCATTGTCACTTTCCAACCAGATGTAGAAATCTTCACGGAGACCACAGAGTTCCAGTCTGACATCCTGACTGGTCGTCTGCGCGAATTGGCGTTTCTGAATGCAGGGCTTGAAATCATTTATCGACATGTGCGTGAAGAAAAGGAAATCACTTATTGCTACACAGGTGGTGTCGCTGAATTCGTCAAATTCCTCAATCGCTCAAAAGAAGTTCTTCACCAGGAACCGGTCATGGTAACAGGCGTCAAAGACGATGTCACTGCCGAAATTGCGCTCCAATATAACGACGGATACGCAACTACCCTGTATTCCTTTGCGAATAACATCAATACACACGAGGGTGGAACGCACGAAGCGGGTTTTAAGACAGCTTTGACGCGTGTCATCAATGATTACGGACGAAAAATCGGTGCTCTGAAAGACAATGACAGCAATCTCACGGGCGATGACGTACGAGAGGGTCTAACTGCGATTGTCAGCGTCAAAGTTCCAGAACCACAGTTTGAAGGTCAGACAAAGACAAAGCTTGGCAACAGCGAGGTCAGAGGCATTGTTGACAGTTTGTTTGCGGAGAAATTCCAAACCTTTCTTGATGAAAATCCGTCTGTTGGCAAACGTATCATGGAGAAATCCGTGACAGCTGCTCGTGCTCGTGAAGCAGCCCGTAAGGCCCGGGAGTTGACGCGGCGAAAGAGTGCTTTGGAAATCAGCTCTCTACCTGGCAAACTGGCTGACTGCTCATCGAAAGACGCAGCCGTCTGTGAGGTGTATCTCGTTGAGGGTGATTCCGCTGGTGGATCGGCCAAGCAGGGACGAGACAGAAACTTTCAAGCCATCTTGCCGTTGCGAGGAAAAATTATCAACGTCGAGAAGGCGCGTCTTGACAAGATCCTTAGTAACAATGAAATCAGGGCCATTATTACGGCGCTTGGGACAGGAATTGGCGAAGAATTCGACCTGACAAAGGCGAGATACCACAAAATCGTTATCATGACCGATGCCGACGTAGACGGCAGTCATATTCGTATTCTCCTTTTGACACTGTTTTATCGGTTTATGAAACCTCTCATAGATGCGGGTTATGTATATATTGCTCAACCGCCCTTGTACAAGATTCAGAAAGGGAAATCCATTCGCTACGCCTACAACGACCATGACCTGGACAGGATTCTTCAGGAAATCGGACGTCAAGGCATCGGCCTGCAGCGGTACAAAGGTCTCGGTGAGATGAATCCTGAGCAACTTTGGGAAACCACGATGGACCCGGAGGTTCGTACCCTGCTACAAGTAACCAATGAGGACGCGATGGAAGCCGACCTTATCTTCACAATGTTGATGGGTGACAAGGTGGAACCACGTCGTGAGTTCATTGAAGAGCACGCAAAATACGTCAAAAATCTCGACGTGTAA
- the recF gene encoding DNA replication/repair protein RecF, which produces MKIDRLTLENFRNYETGDVVLKDGVNVFIGENAQGKTNALEAIYFLAMGKSHRTAKDSECILSTADKASVRGEITVKGNPHVLQVEITPNGKRASVNGVSQSKMTDFLGHFQVVLFAPEDLQLVKGSPGVRRRFIDMELGQTHPKYLYHLTQYNHVLQQRNTLLKQSTVDWDYIAVFDEQLAEHGAEVTLRRRRFIEEMKKYARDIHENIARGRESLHIAYQPSIRALDDGAPDSVKALTDHYLGLLHAKRQQDFQTGHTTVGPHRDDMVFFIDDKPVQSFASQGQQRTVALSIRLAEIEFIYHEVGDYPVLLLDDVLSELDDHRQTNLVISMHEKVQTIITTTSLAPFHGMLEGQMRLFHVHSGIITG; this is translated from the coding sequence ATGAAAATCGACAGGCTCACATTGGAGAATTTCCGTAACTATGAAACAGGCGATGTTGTTCTGAAAGACGGGGTCAATGTCTTTATCGGGGAAAACGCCCAGGGCAAGACCAATGCGCTTGAAGCGATTTACTTCCTTGCGATGGGAAAGTCGCATCGTACGGCAAAGGACTCAGAGTGCATTTTATCCACAGCGGACAAGGCTTCGGTTCGTGGAGAGATAACCGTCAAAGGGAACCCTCATGTGTTACAAGTTGAAATTACGCCAAACGGGAAACGTGCTTCCGTGAACGGAGTCAGCCAGTCGAAGATGACGGACTTCCTTGGACACTTTCAAGTGGTCCTGTTTGCTCCAGAAGACTTGCAACTGGTGAAAGGTAGTCCTGGTGTACGACGCAGGTTTATCGACATGGAACTAGGTCAAACACATCCAAAATACCTGTACCACCTTACTCAATACAACCATGTACTACAGCAACGAAATACGTTGCTTAAGCAATCAACGGTTGATTGGGACTATATTGCGGTATTCGACGAACAATTGGCTGAACACGGAGCCGAGGTAACACTTCGCAGACGTCGATTTATCGAAGAGATGAAAAAGTATGCGAGGGATATTCACGAGAACATTGCACGCGGTCGGGAAAGTCTACACATTGCTTACCAGCCATCGATTCGCGCTCTCGATGATGGTGCGCCCGACAGCGTGAAGGCACTCACAGACCACTACTTGGGTTTGCTGCACGCGAAACGTCAACAGGATTTTCAGACAGGTCACACCACTGTCGGACCACACAGAGATGACATGGTTTTCTTTATTGACGACAAACCTGTACAATCGTTTGCAAGCCAGGGACAGCAGCGTACGGTCGCTCTCTCCATCCGATTGGCAGAGATTGAATTTATCTACCATGAGGTCGGTGATTATCCCGTGCTGCTTCTTGACGATGTGCTCTCTGAACTCGATGACCATCGTCAGACAAACTTAGTCATCTCCATGCATGAAAAGGTTCAAACAATTATCACCACAACCAGCCTTGCACCGTTTCACGGCATGCTGGAAGGGCAAATGCGTTTGTTTCACGTGCACTCTGGTATAATAACTGGATAG
- the guaB gene encoding IMP dehydrogenase yields the protein MWESKFAKEGLTFDDVLLVPAHSEVLPRDIDVTTRLTTGISINIPIISAAMDTVTDANLAIAMSREGGVGIIHKNMTIEQQADEVDKVKRSESGVITDPIFLTPDHPISDADALMAKYRISGVPIVRTGTRQLVGIITNRDLRFERNYDRPISEVMTSENLVTAPVGTTLDDAKEILAHHKIEKLPLVDNDGILKGLITIKDIEKARQFPNAAKDSRGRLLVGAAVSTSVDMYQRVEALVNAGVDVLVIDTAHGHSEKVLQAIQEVRKLYPDLQLVAGNVATAEATQALIDAGVNAIKVGIGPGSICTTRVVAGIGVPQVTAIYDCASVARKHGVPIIADGGIKYSGDVVKALAAGADTVMIGSLLAGTEESPGEVELYQGRRFKVYRGMGSLGAMKAGGGERYFQDNNKKLVPEGIEGRVAYRGPLSDILYQLVGGVRAGMGYCGAPSIPYLQNNGRFIRITAAGLRESHPHDVQITKEAPNYSL from the coding sequence ATTTGGGAGAGTAAATTCGCCAAGGAAGGGCTAACCTTTGACGATGTCCTATTGGTGCCCGCTCATTCGGAAGTGTTGCCACGAGACATTGATGTTACAACTCGGCTTACGACAGGGATTTCCATCAACATCCCAATCATCAGCGCCGCAATGGACACTGTCACAGATGCCAACCTTGCAATCGCGATGTCGCGAGAAGGCGGGGTTGGCATTATTCACAAAAATATGACGATTGAGCAACAGGCTGATGAGGTGGATAAGGTGAAACGCTCCGAGAGCGGTGTTATCACCGATCCGATTTTCCTGACACCGGATCATCCTATCTCAGACGCAGATGCGTTGATGGCGAAGTACCGTATTTCGGGTGTCCCGATTGTTAGAACGGGCACTCGGCAACTGGTCGGCATCATCACAAACCGTGATCTTCGATTTGAACGCAACTATGACCGCCCCATCAGTGAAGTCATGACGAGTGAAAATCTCGTTACTGCGCCTGTTGGAACGACGCTTGACGATGCCAAAGAGATTTTGGCTCATCACAAGATTGAGAAGCTCCCCTTGGTTGATAACGACGGGATCCTAAAGGGACTCATAACAATCAAGGACATCGAAAAGGCACGCCAATTTCCGAATGCCGCGAAAGACTCACGCGGCAGGCTGTTGGTCGGTGCAGCTGTCTCGACGTCAGTGGACATGTACCAGCGCGTTGAGGCACTCGTGAATGCGGGCGTTGATGTTCTTGTCATTGACACAGCACATGGGCACTCCGAGAAGGTCTTGCAGGCCATTCAAGAGGTTCGCAAGTTGTACCCAGACCTCCAACTGGTCGCCGGCAATGTTGCTACGGCAGAGGCCACGCAAGCTCTCATCGACGCAGGCGTCAATGCCATCAAGGTCGGTATTGGGCCGGGAAGTATTTGTACGACTCGCGTCGTGGCAGGCATTGGTGTTCCGCAGGTCACAGCCATCTATGACTGTGCATCGGTTGCTCGAAAGCACGGAGTGCCGATTATTGCCGATGGCGGCATCAAGTATTCCGGGGATGTTGTCAAGGCGCTCGCAGCCGGCGCAGACACCGTCATGATTGGAAGCCTGCTCGCCGGTACAGAGGAAAGTCCGGGTGAAGTAGAACTGTATCAGGGGCGTAGGTTCAAGGTATATCGAGGAATGGGATCACTCGGGGCAATGAAAGCCGGTGGCGGCGAACGGTATTTTCAGGACAACAACAAGAAACTCGTGCCGGAAGGTATTGAAGGACGCGTCGCGTATCGTGGCCCATTATCTGACATTCTATATCAGCTTGTCGGCGGCGTAAGAGCAGGAATGGGTTACTGTGGTGCACCGTCCATTCCGTATCTTCAGAACAACGGACGGTTCATTCGCATAACCGCTGCAGGTTTACGCGAAAGCCATCCACACGATGTTCAAATCACTAAGGAAGCGCCGAATTACAGCCTGTAA
- a CDS encoding DUF370 domain-containing protein, with the protein MFIHIGGDEMVRLRDIIGIFDIHIKDSTDFPKLFPGNDKKSPLMIVEAPGGEIKSVVLTDGHIYLSPISSLTLKRRADNLYRDIESQESLKPSDG; encoded by the coding sequence GTGTTCATACACATCGGCGGAGACGAAATGGTCCGCCTCCGTGACATCATCGGAATCTTCGACATACATATCAAAGACTCCACAGACTTCCCCAAATTATTTCCCGGGAATGATAAAAAATCACCTTTGATGATTGTCGAGGCGCCTGGTGGAGAGATAAAATCCGTAGTGCTGACAGACGGGCATATTTACCTTTCACCGATTTCTTCGTTAACATTGAAAAGGCGGGCAGATAACTTGTACCGCGATATTGAGTCTCAAGAATCACTGAAGCCGTCAGATGGATGA